The nucleotide sequence CGAGGGCGCCGACCGACTATCGCTTCTCGACTGCCCGCTTCTCCCAGTCCTTCTCGAAGAGGTTGATCGTGTGGACCTTGTCCTCGGTGTAGGCGTGTTCCGCGATGACGTCGTGGTCGAGCTCGATCCCGAAGCCCGGGCCCTCGGGCACCTGGACGTAGCCGTCCTCGACCTCCAGCGGGTCGACGAGCAGGTTGTCGACCCAGTCCACGTCGTAGGTCTGGAACATCTCCTGGATCATGAAGTTCGGCGTCGAGGTACAGAAGTGAGAGTAGATGGCCCCCGCGACCGGCCCCTGGGGGTTGTGTGGCGCGATGCTGACGTGGTCGGCCTCCGCGAGGCCCGCGATCTTCTTGCCCTCGGTGATCCCGCCGGTGTTCATCAGGTCCGGCTGGAAGACGTCGACGTCCGTCCGGGTGACGAGGTCGAAGAAGTCGTGTTTGGTCATGTGGCGCTCGCCGGTCGCGACCGGGATCGGCGACTTGTCGGCCACCTCGGCGAGGCTGTTGATCGAGTCCGGCGGACACGGCTCCTCGAACCACGTCGGGTCGAACTCGTCGAGTTCGCGGGCGATGTCGACGGCCTGCCCGGCGGTGAACCGGCCGTGACACTCGATGAGCAGGTCCACGTCGGGGCCGACCGCCTCGCGCACCGCGCGGACGATGTCGACCGAGTGGTTGAGGTCCTTCTTCGACATGCGCTGCCACGCCGTGCCGAACGGGTCGAACTTCATCGCGTCGTAGCCGTCGTCGACGACGCGCTCGGCGGCCTCCGCGAAGCCTTCGGGCTCGCCGTCCGTGTCCGTGTACCAGCCGTTGGCGTAGGCCCGGAGTTCGTCGCCGTGGACCTTCCCGCCGAGCAGTTCGTAGACCGGCTTATCGAGGAGTTTCCCTTTGATGTCCCAGCAGGCCATGTCGACCGCGGAACAGACCGTCGTGTTCACGACGCCCTTCGAGAACCACTCGTCGCGGTACATCTCCAGCCAGATCTGCTCGGTGTCGAAGGGGTCCTTCCCGACGAAGTAGTTCGACATCTCGTCGATGGCCTTGGCGACCGTCCGTGGCTTGTCGTGGGTCGTCGCCTCGGCGATGCCGGTGACGCCGGCGTCCGTCTCCACCTCGACGAACACCCACGGTTTCCAGGGGTTCGCGACCAGATACGTCTCTACTCCGGAGATACTTACGTCTGACATGTGCATACGGCTCCCGAAGGAACGTGCTTAAGCGTACCGATGCGACCAATCCCGCCGCCGTCGGCCGTCGACACGAACGTATATGACGGTCGCCGCGCATCGGACGGTCGTGCCGGACGAACACCACAGCGCGGCCGTCGACTACGAACCCATATCGGTCGACGGAAAGACGGTCGTCGTCGTCGGCGGAACGAGCGGTATCGGCCGAGCGATCACCCTCGCCCTCGCCATCGAGGGAGCGAACGTCGTTCCGACGAGTCGAACCGAGGAGCGGGTCGCCGCCACCGCGGCGGCGGCTCGGGAACGCGGCGCGGCGGCGCTCGAACATACCTGTGACGTGACCGACCGCGACTCGCTCGACGCGCTCGCGGACGCGGCCGTCGAGCGGTTCGGTACCGTCGACGCCGTCGTCAACTCCCCCGGCGCCATCGCCCGCGCGTCCGTCGCCGACGTGACCGACGACGAGTGGGCGCGCGTCCTCGACGTCCAGCTCACCGGCGTCCACCGGACCGTCCAGACGTTCCTCGACCGGGCCGACCTGGAGAGCGTCGTCAACGTCGCGTCGCTGTCCTCGGCGCTCGGCATCGAGGACTTGGCCGCCTACTCGGCGGCCAAGGGTGGCATCGACGGCTACACGCACGCGGCCGCGAAGGACCTCGGCCCCGACGTGCGGGTCAACGCCGTCCGGCCGGGGTTCGTCGCCACCCCACAGACCGCCGACGCCTACGCCGAGGGGAGCCACCGGTACGAACGCATCGTCGAGCGGGCGTCGATCGGTCGGATCGGCCGCCCCGCGGACATCGCCGGCGCCGTCGTCTACCTCCTCAGCCCCGCCGCGTCGTACGTCACCGGCGAGACCATCACCGTCGACGGCGGGTTCACCCCGAGCGCCTTCTGACCGGGGGCCGGGAGTCACCCGTCGCCGCCCGAGGTGCACACTTTTGTCGCTCGCTCGTGAGCGTGGGGTATGGATCCCGACGAACTCGACGACAGCATCGCCTTCGTCACCGGCGCCAGTTCCGGCATCGGCCGCGCCGCGGCCCACCGACTCGCCGAGGCGGGGGCGCACGTCGCCCTCGCGGCGCGCCGCGAGGAGCGCCTCGAATCGATCGCCGACGCCATCCGCGCGGACCACGACCGGGAGGCGCTCGTCGTCCCGACGGACGTTCGCGACCCCGAGCAGGTCCGGTCGGCGGTGACCGAAACCGCCGACACGTTCGGCGGCATC is from Haloplanus salinarum and encodes:
- a CDS encoding SDR family NAD(P)-dependent oxidoreductase; this encodes MTVAAHRTVVPDEHHSAAVDYEPISVDGKTVVVVGGTSGIGRAITLALAIEGANVVPTSRTEERVAATAAAARERGAAALEHTCDVTDRDSLDALADAAVERFGTVDAVVNSPGAIARASVADVTDDEWARVLDVQLTGVHRTVQTFLDRADLESVVNVASLSSALGIEDLAAYSAAKGGIDGYTHAAAKDLGPDVRVNAVRPGFVATPQTADAYAEGSHRYERIVERASIGRIGRPADIAGAVVYLLSPAASYVTGETITVDGGFTPSAF
- a CDS encoding mandelate racemase/muconate lactonizing enzyme family protein yields the protein MSDVSISGVETYLVANPWKPWVFVEVETDAGVTGIAEATTHDKPRTVAKAIDEMSNYFVGKDPFDTEQIWLEMYRDEWFSKGVVNTTVCSAVDMACWDIKGKLLDKPVYELLGGKVHGDELRAYANGWYTDTDGEPEGFAEAAERVVDDGYDAMKFDPFGTAWQRMSKKDLNHSVDIVRAVREAVGPDVDLLIECHGRFTAGQAVDIARELDEFDPTWFEEPCPPDSINSLAEVADKSPIPVATGERHMTKHDFFDLVTRTDVDVFQPDLMNTGGITEGKKIAGLAEADHVSIAPHNPQGPVAGAIYSHFCTSTPNFMIQEMFQTYDVDWVDNLLVDPLEVEDGYVQVPEGPGFGIELDHDVIAEHAYTEDKVHTINLFEKDWEKRAVEKR